Proteins from a genomic interval of Capsicum annuum cultivar UCD-10X-F1 chromosome 4, UCD10Xv1.1, whole genome shotgun sequence:
- the LOC107867559 gene encoding low affinity sulfate transporter 3 encodes MRKEEFSSRVNPNTSMGSLANESFSIELQQLDAACDTARNQRTHWLLTSPDPPTLCHQLIHSIKKNVGRTTKQSRKEAFFSFLKGLFPILSWGRNYKAAKFKHDIMAGLTLASLCIPQSIGYANLAKLDPQYGLYTSVVPPLIYALMGSSREIAIGPVAVVSLLLSAMVPKIVDPAVDHIAYRNLVFTATFFTGAFQAVFGLFRLGFLVDFLSHAAIVGFMGGAAIVIGLQQLKGLLGINHFTTKTDVVSVLEAVFKSLHNEPWFPLNFVLGCSFLIFILVTRFIGKRNKKMFWLPAIAPLLSVVLSTLIVYLTKADQHGVKIVKHFKGGINPSSLHELQFNSPHIGELAKIGMICAIVALTEAIAVGRSFASIKGYHLDGNKEMVAMGCMNLVGSLTSCYTATGSFSRTAVNFSAGCETVVSNIVMAITVLISLELLTKLLYYTPLAILASIIISALPGLIDISEACHIWKVDKTDFIICIAAFLGVLFGSVEIGLLIAVGISFGKIILGTIRPSVELQGRLPGTDTFCDITQFPVAIETPGILIIRVNNGSLCFANANFIRGRILTAMTNGSEQHSKEKIRVLVLDMSNVMSVDTSGIVALEELHREFVSQGIQLAIANPRWKVINKLKAAKFLDKLGKGWIFLTVGDAVDACLNTKMADLN; translated from the exons ATGAGAAAAGAGGAGTTTAGCTCCAGAGTTAACCCAAACACTTCAATGGGATCACTAGCCAATGAGAGCTTCAGCATTGAGCTACAACAGCTTGATGCAGCTTGTGATACTGCAAGGAACCAGAGGACTCACTGGCTACTAACTTCTCCTGATCCACCAACTCTTTGCCATCAACTCATTCATTCAATCAAAAAGAATGTTGGAAGAACCACAAAACAATCAAGAAAGGAAGCTTTCTTTTCATTCTTGAAAGGCTTATTTCCAATTCTTAGCTGGGGGAGAAATTATAAAGCTGCAAAGTTTAAGCATGACATAATGGCTGGTTTAACTCTAGCCAGCCTTTGCATACCTCAG AGTATTGGATATGCTAATCTTGCAAAACTGGATCCTCAATATGGCTTAT ACACCAGTGTTGTTCCACCCCTGATATATGCTCTGATGGGAAGTTCGCGAGAGATTGCCATTGGACCTGTTGCTGTTGTATCACTACTGCTTTCTGCAATGGTTCCCAAAATTGTAGACCCTGCCGTTGATCATATCGCTTACAGGAATCTTGTTTTCACTGCCACATTCTTCACTGGTGCATTTCAGGCTGTTTTTGGACTATTCAGGTTGGGATTTCTAGTGGATTTTCTATCACATGCTGCTATAGTTGGATTCATGGGAGGTGCAGCCATTGTAATAGGCCTCCAACAATTAAAGGGTTTGCTAGGAATCAACCATTTCACTACCAAAACTGATGTGGTGTCTGTGTTGGAAGCTGTTTTCAAGTCACTCCATAATGAGCCA TGGTTTCCCCTGAATTTTGTACTTGGCTGCTCCTTCCTCATCTTCATCTTAGTCACCAGGTTTATT GGGAAAAGGAACAAGAAAATGTTTTGGCTACCAGCAATTGCTCCTCTTCTATCAGTTGTACTATCCACTTTGATAGTTTATCTAACAAAAGCTGATCAACATGGAGTCAAGATTGTCAAACACTTCAAAGGGGGTATCAATCCAAGTTCACTTCACGAATTACAGTTCAATAGTCCACACATTGGGGAACTCGCGAAAATTGGAATGATTTGTGCTATCGTCGCTCTCACT GAGGCTATTGCTGTTGGCCGATCTTTCGCTTCAATCAAAGGCTATCATCTTGATGGAAACAAAGAAATGGTAGCCATGGGATGTATGAACCTTGTGGGATCTTTAACTTCTTGCTACACAGCAACTG GTTCATTTTCTAGAACAGCAGTGAATTTCAGTGCAGGATGTGAAACTGTGGTGTCAAACATAGTTATGGCAATCACGGTTCTCATATCTCTAGAGTTGTTAACAAAGCTATTGTACTATACTCCATTAGCAATACTGGCATCAATTATCATATCAGCTCTTCCAGGATTAATTGATATTAGTGAAGCATGTCATATTTGGAAAGTGGATAAGACAGACTTCATTATTTGCATTGCTGCTTTCTTGGGAGTACTCTTTGGCTCTGTGGAAATTGGTCTTCTAATCGCG GTTGGCATTTCATTTGGTAAAATAATACTTGGTACCATCAGACCAAGTGTAGAACTCCAAGGCAGACTTCCTGGGACAGACACCTTCTGTGACATTACTCAATTTCCTGTGGCCATTGAAACTCCAGGAATCTTGATAATTAGAGTGAATAATGGTTCACTTTGCTTTGCAAATGCTAATTTCATAAGAGGAAG GATATTGACCGCCATGACAAATGGGAGTGAACAGCACTCCAAGGAAAAGATTCGTGTTTTAGTGCTAGATATGTCAA ATGTAATGAGCGTTGATACATCAGGGATCGTTGCATTGGAGGAGTTACACAGAGAATTTGTCTCACAAGGCATACAA TTAGCTATAGCAAATCCAAGGTGGAAAGTAATCAACAAGTTGAAGGCAGCAAAATTTCTAGATAAACTTGGGAAAGGGTGGATATTTCTCACTGTTGGGGATGCTGTAGATGCCTGTTTGAATACCAAAATGGCTGATTTAAATTAG